The stretch of DNA GTTTCCCGTGCCACGGGCTCCAGCGTCGACTGCTCGAAGGAAGCGCTCAACTCCAGGAAGCCGTTGAGCAGTTCGGGTGACTCGGCGAGCAGCGCCACCGCGCTCGGCGTCTTCCCGAAGGCGGCGGCCGTGCGCTCCATCGCGGCGCGGGACTCTGCGGGTGCGCTCTCCACGGTGTGCTCGGTGAACAAGGCGGACAAGAGGTACCCCCTACGATGGACAACGTGGTTGACGATAAGAAAGTAAACCAGGTTGTCGAACAAAGCAAGGGTGAGCCGCCGGAGAGCGACGGGCCCGGCTTCGAGCTGCCGCTGCTCCTCTTCGCCGGGTTCCGCACCCTGATCGACCGGCTCCACGCCGAGCTGGCCCGCCAGGGCCACCCGGACCTACGCCCGGCCCACGGCTTCGCGATGCAGGCGATCGGCGTGCGGGGCGCGAGCGCCAGCGAGGCGGGGCGGCGACTCGGCGTCTCCAAGCAGGCCGCGGGCAAGACCATCGACCGCCTCATCACCCTCGGCTACGCGGAACGCTCCGATGACCCCTCCGACGCCCGCCGCAAGCTGGTCCGCCTCACCCCGCACGGCATCGACGCGCTGCGGCGCTCGGCGGCGATCTTCGACGAGCTGCGGGCGGAGTGGGC from Streptomyces sp. BA2 encodes:
- a CDS encoding MarR family winged helix-turn-helix transcriptional regulator — its product is MDNVVDDKKVNQVVEQSKGEPPESDGPGFELPLLLFAGFRTLIDRLHAELARQGHPDLRPAHGFAMQAIGVRGASASEAGRRLGVSKQAAGKTIDRLITLGYAERSDDPSDARRKLVRLTPHGIDALRRSAAIFDELRAEWASALGTRRLRALESDLRTVVPPDAFRLDAAGWLGGS